Proteins encoded in a region of the Thermus sp. LT1-2-5 genome:
- a CDS encoding precorrin-8X methylmutase — protein sequence MDDLIKAQRNPAHQMTEKGRAIEEESFSMVDEEAGLHGFSELEWPIVRRMIHATADFEYKELTRFSPGAVEAGLKALMAGARILVDARMIACGLNPERLRLFGNEVVELLSHPEVVERAKATGGTRAEAAVRYAEERGLLEGAIVGVGNAPTFLLALVEAVRRGARPALVLGMPVGFVNVLEAKRALMEAPVPWIVTEGRKGGSTLVVAALHALLRLAADGGVDTSKAYRGG from the coding sequence CCCACCAGATGACGGAAAAGGGCAGGGCCATAGAAGAGGAAAGCTTCAGCATGGTGGACGAGGAAGCCGGGCTCCACGGCTTCTCCGAGCTGGAGTGGCCCATCGTCCGCCGCATGATCCACGCCACCGCCGACTTCGAGTACAAGGAGCTCACCCGCTTTAGCCCAGGGGCGGTGGAAGCGGGGCTCAAGGCCCTCATGGCCGGGGCGCGGATCCTGGTGGACGCCCGCATGATCGCCTGCGGCCTCAACCCTGAGCGCCTCCGCCTTTTCGGCAACGAGGTGGTGGAGCTCCTCTCCCACCCCGAGGTGGTGGAAAGGGCCAAGGCCACCGGAGGCACCCGGGCCGAGGCGGCGGTGCGGTACGCGGAGGAAAGGGGCCTTCTGGAAGGGGCCATCGTGGGGGTGGGCAACGCCCCCACCTTCCTCCTGGCCCTGGTGGAGGCGGTCCGGCGGGGGGCGCGGCCCGCCCTGGTGCTGGGAATGCCCGTGGGGTTCGTGAACGTCCTCGAGGCCAAGCGGGCCCTCATGGAAGCCCCCGTACCCTGGATCGTCACCGAGGGGCGCAAGGGGGGCTCCACCTTGGTGGTGGCGGCGCTCCACGCCCTGTTGCGTCTCGCCGCCGATGGAGGCGTGGACACCTCCAAGGCCTACCGGGGGGGTTAG
- the cbiE gene encoding precorrin-6y C5,15-methyltransferase (decarboxylating) subunit CbiE has translation MVYLIGLGARGREGMSLLALRRVEEAEVLVGGARHLAHFPEHPGEKLPLKGPLEPLLREAEARVRAGKRVAFLASGDPLFHGIGKRVLERFPEAEIHPAPTAFQEAFARLRLPWDEARFFSLHARPLGGVLLEVSLSPLSVIYTDPENTPARIAEALLAMGVGPFRAHVAERLGEEDERVRSFPSLEAVVQERFLDPNVLILEAQGPLPPRLGFFPDEAFEQRVPKRGLITKREVRLLALGLLALPPDGILWDIGAGTGSVGIEAARLAPWGQVYAVEKNPESWPHIEENARRFGAHNLVLVRGEAPEALRGLPAPHAVFVGGSGGEMRGILEESLRALRPGGRLVVAAITLENLLEAHAFFRERGLGVEGVQVQASRVVPLGPYRRLEAQNPTLLLAATKEGA, from the coding sequence GTGGTCTACCTCATCGGCCTAGGTGCCCGTGGCCGGGAAGGGATGAGCCTCCTGGCCCTGCGGCGGGTGGAGGAAGCGGAAGTCCTCGTCGGGGGGGCGCGGCACCTGGCCCACTTCCCCGAACACCCGGGGGAGAAGCTCCCGCTGAAGGGCCCCCTGGAGCCCCTCCTCCGGGAGGCGGAAGCGCGGGTGCGGGCGGGGAAGAGGGTGGCCTTCCTGGCCTCGGGGGACCCCCTCTTCCACGGCATCGGCAAGAGGGTCCTGGAGCGGTTCCCCGAGGCGGAGATCCACCCCGCCCCCACCGCCTTCCAGGAGGCCTTCGCCCGGCTCCGCCTCCCCTGGGACGAGGCCCGCTTCTTCTCCCTCCACGCCAGGCCCCTTGGGGGGGTGCTCCTGGAGGTTTCCCTCTCCCCCCTTTCCGTGATCTACACCGACCCCGAGAACACCCCCGCCCGGATCGCGGAGGCCCTCCTGGCCATGGGGGTCGGGCCCTTCCGGGCCCACGTGGCGGAAAGGCTCGGGGAGGAGGACGAGCGGGTACGGAGCTTCCCGAGCCTCGAGGCCGTGGTCCAAGAGCGCTTCCTGGACCCCAACGTCCTTATCCTGGAGGCCCAGGGCCCCCTCCCTCCCCGCCTGGGCTTCTTCCCCGACGAGGCCTTTGAGCAGCGGGTGCCCAAGCGGGGCCTCATCACCAAACGGGAGGTGCGGCTTTTGGCCTTGGGCCTCCTCGCCCTTCCCCCGGACGGGATCCTCTGGGACATCGGGGCCGGCACGGGAAGCGTGGGGATCGAGGCGGCGCGGCTCGCCCCTTGGGGCCAGGTCTACGCCGTGGAGAAAAACCCCGAGTCCTGGCCCCACATCGAGGAAAACGCCCGCCGCTTCGGCGCCCACAACCTCGTCCTGGTCCGGGGGGAGGCCCCCGAGGCCCTAAGGGGCCTTCCCGCCCCCCATGCCGTCTTCGTGGGGGGAAGCGGCGGGGAGATGCGGGGGATCCTGGAGGAAAGCCTAAGGGCCTTGCGGCCTGGGGGGAGGTTGGTGGTGGCGGCCATCACCCTGGAAAACCTCTTGGAAGCCCACGCCTTTTTCCGGGAAAGGGGGCTTGGGGTGGAGGGGGTGCAGGTGCAGGCGAGCCGGGTGGTGCCCCTGGGGCCCTACCGCCGCCTGGAGGCGCAAAACCCCACCCTTCTCCTCGCCGCCACCAAGGAGGGCGCATGA
- a CDS encoding precorrin-2 C(20)-methyltransferase, translating into MRLYLLGVGPGDPELITLRALRLIQRLPVLFYPQEEGREPLALRIARPHIPPGKPLVPLPLFTGHDPKAREAARREAARTILEALARHGEGGYLVLGDSLLYASPLNLLPYLEGIAVEAVPGISAHQLAAARVLRPIALGEGGFAAVTGLKGVDPEGLARFQSVFVYKAKDLAALRRAFPGRRGFAFLRLGLEGEKVLPLEEAEGVSRDYWTLVGLWEVQEEEWKG; encoded by the coding sequence ATGAGGCTCTACCTCCTGGGCGTGGGCCCCGGGGACCCCGAGCTCATCACCCTGCGGGCCCTCCGCCTCATCCAGCGCCTCCCCGTCCTCTTCTACCCCCAGGAGGAGGGGCGGGAGCCCCTGGCCCTGCGGATAGCCCGGCCCCACATCCCCCCCGGCAAGCCCCTCGTCCCCCTCCCCCTCTTCACAGGGCACGACCCCAAGGCCCGGGAGGCGGCGCGGCGGGAGGCGGCGAGGACCATCCTCGAGGCCCTGGCCCGCCACGGGGAGGGGGGCTACCTGGTCCTGGGGGACAGCCTCCTCTACGCCTCCCCCCTGAACCTCCTCCCCTACCTGGAAGGCATCGCGGTGGAGGCCGTCCCCGGCATCAGCGCCCACCAGTTGGCCGCCGCCCGGGTCCTCCGGCCCATCGCCCTGGGGGAGGGAGGGTTCGCCGCGGTTACGGGGCTCAAGGGGGTAGACCCGGAGGGGCTTGCCCGCTTCCAGAGCGTCTTCGTCTACAAGGCCAAGGACCTCGCCGCCCTGCGGCGGGCCTTCCCCGGACGGAGGGGCTTTGCCTTCCTGCGGCTCGGCCTGGAAGGGGAAAAGGTCCTTCCCCTGGAGGAGGCGGAAGGGGTGAGCCGGGACTACTGGACCCTGGTGGGGCTTTGGGAGGTTCAGGAGGAAGAATGGAAAGGGTAG
- a CDS encoding cobalt-precorrin-4/precorrin-4 C(11)-methyltransferase yields the protein MERVVHVVGGGPGDPELLTVKGARLLKEARFVLYTGSLFPEEALKALAPQARLADSKGMVLEEIVALLGEEAGKGKAVRLHSGDPGLYGTLLEEKEALEALGVRVEVVPGVTAAFALAARAGLTLTAPEVAQAVAFTRLGVRTPVPEGQDPKSLAAKGLTLAIYLSGMHPRRLSRELLEAGLAPDTPVLFGHRVGQAGEEVGLTDLLGLARLPARDTTVFLVGEALRARGVRSRLYDPDFRHRYRR from the coding sequence ATGGAAAGGGTAGTCCACGTGGTGGGCGGGGGGCCGGGGGACCCCGAGCTCCTCACGGTGAAGGGGGCGAGGCTCCTGAAGGAAGCCCGCTTCGTCCTCTACACGGGTAGCCTCTTCCCCGAGGAGGCCCTCAAGGCCCTGGCCCCCCAGGCGCGGCTCGCCGACTCCAAGGGCATGGTCCTGGAGGAGATCGTAGCCCTCCTGGGGGAGGAGGCGGGAAAGGGGAAAGCGGTGCGGCTCCACTCGGGGGACCCCGGGCTCTACGGGACCCTCCTGGAGGAGAAGGAGGCTCTCGAGGCCCTGGGGGTGCGGGTGGAGGTGGTGCCTGGGGTCACCGCCGCCTTCGCCCTGGCGGCCCGGGCAGGCCTTACCCTCACCGCCCCGGAGGTAGCCCAGGCGGTGGCCTTCACCCGGCTTGGGGTGCGGACCCCTGTCCCCGAGGGCCAAGACCCCAAAAGCCTGGCGGCCAAGGGCCTCACCCTGGCCATCTACCTCTCGGGCATGCACCCGAGGCGGCTCTCCCGGGAGCTTTTGGAGGCGGGCCTGGCCCCGGACACCCCCGTGCTCTTCGGGCACAGGGTGGGGCAGGCGGGGGAGGAGGTGGGGCTCACGGACCTCCTGGGCCTCGCTCGCCTCCCCGCCCGGGACACCACCGTCTTCCTGGTGGGGGAGGCCTTGCGGGCAAGGGGGGTGCGGAGCCGGCTCTACGACCCGGACTTCCGGCACCGCTACAGGAGGTGA
- the cobJ gene encoding precorrin-3B C(17)-methyltransferase yields MGELYLVGVGPGDLPGLTLGAKEALQGAEVVIGYSTYIKLLEEMGLLEGKEVVRKGMTEELDRAEEALERALSGKRVALVSGGDPGIYGMAAPVLELMEERGFHRVDGGVGLPGHFAWKEQELLLKVIPGVTAANAVASLLGSPLAHDTCLISLSDLLTPWPLIERRLHAAGQGDFVVVLYNPQSKRRTWQLGKSAEILLRYRPPETPAALVKSAYRKREEVTLTTLAGLKEAEAGMLTTVVIGNRYSRFFEGTLLTPRGYGLKYDLETGEPLPGETPGLSLRRRDG; encoded by the coding sequence ATGGGAGAACTCTATCTGGTGGGCGTGGGCCCCGGCGACCTTCCGGGCCTCACCCTAGGGGCCAAGGAGGCGTTGCAAGGGGCAGAGGTGGTGATCGGCTACAGCACCTACATCAAGCTCCTGGAGGAAATGGGGCTTTTGGAGGGCAAGGAGGTGGTGCGCAAGGGCATGACGGAGGAGCTAGACCGAGCGGAAGAGGCCCTGGAGCGGGCCCTTTCCGGCAAGCGGGTGGCCCTGGTCTCGGGGGGAGACCCCGGGATTTACGGCATGGCCGCCCCCGTGCTAGAGCTCATGGAGGAGAGGGGGTTCCACCGGGTGGACGGGGGGGTGGGCTTGCCAGGCCACTTCGCCTGGAAGGAGCAGGAGCTCCTCCTCAAGGTGATCCCTGGGGTCACCGCGGCCAACGCCGTGGCGAGCCTCCTCGGAAGCCCCCTGGCCCACGATACCTGCCTTATCAGCCTCTCCGACCTCCTCACCCCCTGGCCCCTCATCGAAAGGCGCCTCCACGCCGCAGGACAAGGGGACTTCGTGGTTGTCCTCTACAACCCCCAGAGCAAACGGCGCACCTGGCAGCTTGGAAAAAGCGCGGAGATCCTCCTCCGGTACCGCCCCCCGGAAACCCCCGCCGCCCTGGTCAAAAGCGCCTACCGGAAGCGGGAGGAGGTGACCCTCACCACCCTGGCGGGGCTCAAGGAGGCGGAGGCGGGCATGCTCACCACCGTGGTCATCGGGAACCGTTATAGCCGCTTCTTTGAGGGCACCCTCCTCACCCCAAGGGGTTACGGGCTCAAGTACGACCTGGAAACGGGGGAACCCCTGCCGGGGGAGACGCCAGGGCTTTCCTTGCGGAGGCGGGATGGCTGA
- a CDS encoding cobalamin biosynthesis protein: MAEVGPLRPERVAVYTLTLPGLKVAEAVHRALPGSTLYAAGKYRGLVEARFFDEPIRDLLTKTWALHDGHVFVMAAGIVLRAIAPLILDKRVDPAVLVVDLRGRYFVPLLAGHLGGANPLARYLAEALEGEAVLTTGTDSLALPAPDLLAKALAARVPDWRPLKDVSALLVDGRPVGFYSDCVDLSPLARYPTLRLLSRPEPEGVEGMVLFTVRKPFPLPVPALFAHPPALVLGIGCNRGTPLEEIRQEVLRFLEERGVALEALARLATATLKQDEAGLLAIAQELGLPLRFHPPEVLNAQPIPNPSEVVFRHTGLWGVAEAAVLAEGARLLVEKTKRGNLTLALGVLPLRIPEEALP, from the coding sequence ATGGCTGAGGTGGGCCCCCTGCGGCCGGAGCGGGTGGCGGTGTACACCCTCACCCTGCCGGGGCTCAAGGTGGCGGAGGCAGTGCACCGGGCCCTGCCCGGGAGCACCCTCTACGCGGCGGGGAAGTACCGGGGGCTCGTGGAGGCCCGGTTCTTTGACGAGCCCATCCGCGATCTTCTCACCAAGACCTGGGCCCTCCACGACGGGCACGTTTTCGTCATGGCCGCGGGGATCGTCCTGAGGGCCATCGCCCCCCTCATCCTGGACAAACGGGTGGACCCCGCCGTTTTGGTGGTGGACCTCAGGGGACGCTACTTCGTCCCCCTCCTCGCCGGGCACCTCGGGGGGGCCAACCCCCTCGCCCGCTACCTGGCGGAGGCCCTGGAGGGCGAGGCGGTCCTCACCACGGGCACGGACAGCCTGGCGCTCCCCGCCCCCGACCTCCTGGCCAAGGCCCTGGCGGCGAGGGTACCGGACTGGAGGCCCTTAAAGGACGTCTCCGCCCTGCTGGTGGACGGGAGGCCCGTGGGCTTCTACTCCGACTGCGTGGACCTGAGCCCCCTGGCCCGCTACCCCACGTTGCGCCTCCTTTCCAGGCCGGAGCCGGAAGGGGTGGAGGGCATGGTCCTCTTCACGGTGAGGAAGCCCTTTCCCCTCCCCGTCCCCGCCCTCTTCGCCCACCCCCCCGCCCTGGTCCTGGGCATCGGCTGCAACCGGGGGACCCCCCTGGAGGAGATCCGGCAGGAGGTCCTCCGCTTCCTGGAGGAAAGGGGGGTTGCCCTCGAGGCCCTGGCCCGACTCGCCACCGCCACCCTAAAGCAGGACGAGGCGGGGCTTCTGGCCATCGCCCAAGAGCTGGGGCTTCCCCTCCGCTTCCACCCCCCTGAGGTGCTGAACGCCCAGCCCATCCCCAACCCCTCGGAGGTGGTCTTCCGGCACACGGGGCTATGGGGCGTGGCGGAAGCGGCCGTGCTGGCGGAGGGGGCGAGGCTCCTCGTGGAAAAGACCAAGCGGGGCAACCTCACCCTGGCCCTGGGGGTCCTCCCCTTGCGGATCCCCGAGGAGGCCCTGCCGTGA
- a CDS encoding CbiX/SirB N-terminal domain-containing protein, whose product MILLAAHGSPDRRAQALARGLAKGLARRLGTEVHLGFIEHDRPTLLEAALALAARGGGVVLPLLLLGAGHLKADLPLALEAARARYPEARFRLARPLGTHPALVALWAERLRRRGATPQDAALLVLRGGSDPGANAEGAALARLLEEATGIPTLPAYAAKARPTPREALLRLAGLRPRRVYLLPHLFFRGVVEERLLRRTEGLALEVLPPLMGHPALLEALVDRYREALEGGYAPCDTCRFRFPVGRFAPRREAQIAGLRALRHALFAPGRHPHGPFTHLLLCTGEACREAGALALLRALEEGLKDLGPWVQLTPTPCLGRCGKGPILLAYPEGVVYGGMEPKDVLPFRKAHLEGGEIFAPRLLEVI is encoded by the coding sequence GTGATCCTCCTCGCCGCCCACGGCTCCCCCGACCGAAGGGCCCAGGCCCTGGCCCGGGGACTGGCCAAGGGGCTGGCGCGGCGGCTTGGGACGGAGGTCCACCTGGGCTTCATCGAGCACGACCGGCCCACCCTCCTCGAGGCCGCCCTGGCCCTGGCGGCAAGGGGAGGCGGGGTGGTCCTCCCCCTCCTCCTCCTGGGGGCCGGCCACCTCAAGGCGGACCTGCCCCTAGCCCTGGAGGCGGCAAGGGCCCGCTACCCCGAGGCCCGCTTCCGCCTAGCCCGGCCCCTCGGGACCCACCCTGCCCTGGTGGCGCTTTGGGCGGAGCGGCTTCGCCGGCGGGGGGCTACTCCCCAAGACGCCGCCCTCCTAGTCCTCCGGGGGGGCTCGGACCCCGGGGCCAACGCGGAGGGGGCCGCCCTGGCCCGCCTCCTGGAGGAGGCCACGGGCATCCCCACCCTCCCCGCCTACGCCGCCAAGGCCCGCCCTACCCCCCGGGAGGCCCTCCTGCGCCTCGCCGGGCTTAGGCCCCGGCGGGTCTACCTCCTCCCCCACCTCTTCTTCCGCGGCGTGGTGGAAGAACGCCTCTTAAGGCGGACGGAGGGGCTTGCCCTGGAGGTGCTCCCTCCCCTCATGGGCCATCCCGCCCTCCTCGAGGCCCTGGTGGACCGCTACCGGGAGGCCCTAGAGGGGGGCTACGCCCCCTGCGACACCTGCCGCTTCCGCTTCCCCGTGGGCCGCTTTGCTCCCCGGCGGGAGGCGCAGATCGCCGGGCTGCGCGCCCTGCGCCACGCCCTCTTCGCCCCGGGGCGCCACCCCCACGGGCCCTTCACCCACCTCCTCCTCTGCACGGGGGAGGCCTGCCGGGAAGCCGGGGCCCTGGCCCTCCTCCGCGCCTTGGAGGAGGGGCTTAAGGACCTCGGCCCCTGGGTGCAGCTCACCCCCACCCCTTGCCTGGGGCGGTGCGGCAAGGGGCCCATCCTCCTGGCCTACCCCGAGGGGGTAGTCTACGGGGGCATGGAACCCAAGGACGTGCTCCCCTTCCGGAAGGCGCACCTGGAGGGGGGCGAGATCTTTGCGCCCAGACTTTTGGAGGTGATCTAG
- a CDS encoding DUF3209 family protein: protein MACHELSALRIALGELLEKEAHDLAHEREELAPVLEERPEIRQLAEAKTFPALEAALREALLRLEERAAQEPQEPYWRGLLLASEAALARLQALRAEAEAFYQDLDALHHRLHRLFPRRRG, encoded by the coding sequence ATGGCATGCCACGAGCTTTCGGCCCTTAGGATTGCCCTAGGAGAACTTTTGGAGAAGGAAGCCCACGACCTCGCCCACGAGCGGGAGGAGCTCGCCCCCGTCCTCGAGGAACGGCCCGAGATCCGGCAGCTGGCCGAGGCCAAAACCTTCCCCGCCCTCGAGGCCGCCCTGCGGGAGGCCCTCCTCCGCCTGGAGGAGAGGGCGGCCCAAGAGCCCCAGGAGCCCTACTGGCGGGGGCTCCTCCTGGCGAGCGAGGCCGCTTTGGCCCGGCTCCAAGCCCTACGGGCGGAGGCGGAAGCCTTCTACCAGGACCTGGACGCCCTCCACCATAGGCTCCACCGCCTCTTCCCGAGAAGGCGGGGATGA
- the cobA gene encoding uroporphyrinogen-III C-methyltransferase, producing MRGKVYLVGAGFGGPEHLTLRALRALEEAEVVLHDRLVHPGVLALAKGERIPVGKEGYGEKTPQEAIIERLIALARAGKVVARLKGGDPMVFGRGGEEALALRRAGIPFEVIPGVTSAVGALSNLGLPLTFRGLAKSFAVATGHDPTLPLPQADTLVLLMPLHALAGLKERLLERFSPETPLALLARVGWPGEEVRLGRIRDLPDLGTGLPSPALLVVGPVVGLYAELL from the coding sequence ATGAGGGGCAAGGTCTACCTGGTGGGGGCGGGATTTGGGGGGCCCGAGCACCTCACCCTAAGGGCCCTCAGGGCCCTGGAGGAGGCGGAGGTGGTCCTGCACGACCGATTGGTCCACCCCGGGGTCTTGGCCCTGGCCAAGGGGGAGAGGATCCCTGTGGGCAAGGAGGGGTACGGGGAAAAAACCCCCCAGGAGGCCATCATCGAAAGGCTTATCGCCCTGGCCCGGGCCGGGAAGGTGGTGGCCCGGCTCAAGGGGGGAGACCCCATGGTCTTCGGCCGGGGCGGGGAGGAGGCCCTGGCCCTCCGGCGGGCGGGCATCCCCTTTGAGGTGATCCCTGGGGTAACGAGCGCCGTGGGGGCCTTGAGCAACCTGGGCCTACCCCTCACCTTCCGCGGCCTGGCCAAGAGCTTCGCCGTGGCCACGGGGCACGACCCCACCCTTCCCCTGCCCCAAGCGGACACCCTGGTCCTCCTCATGCCCCTCCACGCCCTGGCGGGGCTCAAGGAGCGGCTTCTGGAACGCTTCTCCCCCGAAACCCCCTTGGCCCTCCTGGCCCGGGTGGGCTGGCCAGGGGAGGAGGTGCGGCTGGGACGGATCCGGGACCTCCCGGACCTGGGCACAGGCCTCCCTTCCCCCGCCCTCCTGGTGGTGGGGCCGGTGGTGGGGCTTTACGCCGAGCTCCTGTGA
- the cbiB gene encoding adenosylcobinamide-phosphate synthase CbiB, translating into MSLLLALLLDALLGEPPARLHPVVWMGRYLAWAWKRVRGFGSGAFYWTLGALLFALPAFLLDLLLRPLALGWVLLGLLLKPLFSLRMLLEEVLGVERALAEGLPQARKRLSRIVSRRTEDLSPEEVREAALESLAENLSDSLVAPLLYYALWGLGGAALYRYANTADAMWGYPEHGAKGAFAARMDDLLNLLPARLTALLLCPPGLWPRLWREARKTPSPNAGFPMAALALRLRVRLRKRGVYALNLEAPSPTPSHTRRALWLAGSLGYGVGLLLALAGELG; encoded by the coding sequence GTGAGCCTCCTCCTGGCCCTCCTCCTGGACGCCCTCCTGGGGGAGCCCCCCGCCCGCCTCCACCCCGTGGTCTGGATGGGGCGGTATTTGGCCTGGGCCTGGAAGCGGGTTCGGGGCTTTGGCTCCGGGGCCTTCTACTGGACCCTGGGGGCCCTCCTCTTTGCCCTTCCCGCCTTCCTCCTGGACCTCCTCCTCCGCCCCCTGGCCCTGGGGTGGGTTCTCCTGGGCCTCCTCCTGAAGCCTCTCTTTAGCCTCCGGATGCTCCTGGAGGAGGTGCTTGGGGTGGAAAGGGCGCTAGCCGAGGGCCTCCCCCAGGCCCGCAAGCGCCTCTCCCGCATCGTAAGCCGCAGGACGGAGGACCTCTCGCCGGAGGAGGTGCGGGAGGCGGCCCTGGAAAGCCTAGCGGAAAACCTCTCCGATAGCCTGGTGGCCCCCCTCCTCTACTACGCCCTTTGGGGCCTAGGCGGGGCGGCGCTATACCGCTACGCCAACACCGCGGACGCCATGTGGGGCTACCCGGAGCACGGGGCCAAGGGAGCCTTCGCCGCCCGGATGGACGACCTCCTAAACCTCCTCCCGGCACGGCTCACCGCCCTCCTCCTCTGCCCCCCAGGGCTTTGGCCCCGGCTTTGGCGGGAGGCCCGGAAGACCCCCTCCCCCAACGCCGGCTTCCCCATGGCCGCTTTGGCCCTTCGGCTTAGGGTGCGGCTCCGCAAGCGGGGGGTCTACGCCCTGAACCTCGAGGCCCCCTCCCCCACACCCTCCCACACGCGCCGAGCCCTTTGGCTGGCGGGGAGCCTGGGCTACGGGGTGGGGCTCCTCTTGGCCCTGGCCGGGGAGCTCGGGTAG
- a CDS encoding histidinol-phosphate transaminase produces the protein MLDDVLRPIHGGPDGGPEPLYDFSTNANALGPNPVILAHLKRADPSRYPDPLYRRLREALAAAHGVAPENVAVGTGTSELIHRLARWSYLRGPMLLLPPTFSEYARAARALELPLWEAKSPEEFLALLPKSSLAFLCVPNNPTGEVYPFLEEAAKRAGGALVLDLAYHPLTENPPPLPREAFRLYSPNKAHGLTGVRAGYLVAPLDLTRFQHLAPSWPVSVYGEALLLGHLDLEAQAWLEESKKELFRLRRLLAEGLKGLGLEVRESPANFLLVRVGRATEVALALRERGLRVRDCTSFGLPEWLRLSAQKEEAIEALLLALKQVLAAARVD, from the coding sequence ATGCTGGACGACGTGCTAAGGCCCATCCACGGGGGGCCCGACGGGGGCCCCGAGCCCCTTTACGATTTCTCCACCAACGCCAACGCCCTTGGGCCCAACCCCGTGATCCTCGCCCACCTGAAGCGAGCGGACCCGAGCCGCTACCCCGACCCCCTCTACCGCAGGCTCCGGGAGGCCCTGGCGGCGGCCCACGGGGTGGCCCCCGAGAACGTGGCTGTGGGCACGGGGACGAGCGAGCTCATCCACCGCCTGGCCCGCTGGAGCTACCTGCGGGGGCCCATGCTCCTCCTTCCCCCCACCTTCAGCGAGTACGCCCGGGCGGCGCGGGCCCTGGAGCTCCCCCTTTGGGAGGCCAAAAGCCCCGAGGAGTTCCTCGCCCTCCTCCCCAAGAGCTCCCTGGCCTTCCTCTGCGTGCCCAACAACCCCACGGGGGAGGTCTACCCCTTCCTGGAGGAGGCGGCCAAGCGGGCGGGCGGGGCCTTGGTCCTGGACCTCGCCTACCATCCCCTCACGGAAAACCCCCCTCCCCTCCCCCGGGAAGCCTTCCGGCTTTATAGTCCCAACAAGGCCCACGGCCTCACGGGGGTGCGGGCGGGCTACCTGGTGGCCCCCCTGGACCTCACCCGCTTCCAGCACCTCGCCCCCTCCTGGCCCGTTTCCGTCTACGGGGAGGCTCTCCTCCTCGGCCACCTGGACCTCGAGGCCCAGGCCTGGCTGGAGGAGAGCAAAAAGGAGCTTTTCCGCCTGCGGCGCCTCCTGGCGGAGGGGCTCAAGGGACTCGGCCTCGAGGTGCGGGAAAGCCCCGCCAACTTCCTCCTGGTGCGGGTGGGAAGGGCCACGGAGGTGGCCTTGGCCTTGAGGGAAAGGGGCCTCCGGGTGCGGGACTGCACCAGCTTCGGGCTTCCCGAGTGGCTCCGCCTTTCCGCCCAAAAGGAGGAGGCCATCGAGGCCCTCCTCCTGGCCCTAAAGCAGGTCCTCGCCGCAGCTCGGGTAGACTAA
- a CDS encoding nucleotidyltransferase domain-containing protein, with translation MRAELRAYLEEAAKRLKEAFALEGLYRFGSHARGAAEARSDLDLLGVAETSLPRAHRAGVGAPPRRFCAREGLGPHPQGACGAKGPPLPGWGPAGGGTHL, from the coding sequence GTGCGGGCGGAGCTTCGGGCCTACCTGGAGGAGGCGGCGAAGCGGCTGAAGGAAGCCTTCGCTTTGGAAGGGCTCTACCGCTTCGGCTCCCACGCCCGGGGCGCGGCGGAGGCCCGCTCCGACCTGGACCTCTTGGGGGTGGCGGAAACCTCCCTGCCTAGAGCGCATCGGGCGGGTGTCGGAGCTCCTCCAAGACGCTTTTGCGCCCGTGAAGGCCTTGGTCCTCACCCCCAAGGAGCTTGCGGAGCGAAAGGCCCTCCCCTTCCTGGCTGGGGTCCTGCGGGAGGCGGTACCCATCTATGA